In the Phycisphaerae bacterium genome, one interval contains:
- a CDS encoding aldehyde dehydrogenase family protein: protein MKDLLKKLGIEDINSGGFCGEWCGSGDRLEVASPIDGSILGGVRQCTAADFERIVSRAHEAFLKWRTVPAPVRGETIRRLGNALRDVKKELGALVTLEMGKIRAEGEGEVQEMIDICDFAVGLSRQLYGLTMQSERPLHRMFEQWHPLGVVGVISAFNFPVAVWSWNTALAAVCGDSVIWKPSSQTPLTAIACTKIAESVCRDTGADPALFSLTIGPGRSVGEMLLNDRRIPLVSATGSCSMGYRVGEVVGKRLGRTILELGGNNAIIVSSKADMDMAVRAILFGAVGTAGQRCTSTRRIIVHESVRDDLVNRLVAAYKQVPIGNPLDEGTLMGPLINKKAVDDMMNALVRLKEEGGEVLYGGEELSGDKYPGGCYVTPCIAAAKNEFKIVQEETFAPILYIIPYRDINEAVALHNGVPQGLSSAIFTRDLLEAERFLSAAGSDCGIANVNIGTSGAEIGGAFGGEKETGGGRESGSDSWKAYMRRQTNTINYSAELPLAQGIKFGD from the coding sequence ATGAAAGATCTGCTGAAAAAACTGGGCATCGAGGATATCAATTCCGGCGGCTTCTGTGGCGAGTGGTGCGGAAGCGGCGATCGACTTGAGGTCGCTTCCCCGATTGACGGGTCAATTCTCGGGGGCGTTCGGCAATGCACGGCGGCCGATTTTGAGCGCATCGTCTCCCGGGCACATGAGGCCTTCTTGAAGTGGCGGACTGTCCCGGCCCCGGTTCGCGGTGAAACCATCCGCCGACTGGGAAACGCTCTTCGGGATGTCAAGAAGGAACTCGGCGCGTTGGTCACGTTGGAGATGGGCAAGATCCGGGCTGAGGGCGAAGGCGAAGTCCAGGAGATGATTGACATTTGCGATTTTGCCGTGGGGCTGTCGCGGCAGCTCTACGGGCTCACCATGCAATCCGAACGGCCTCTCCACCGCATGTTTGAGCAATGGCATCCGCTCGGCGTGGTGGGCGTGATCAGCGCATTCAATTTCCCCGTGGCGGTCTGGTCGTGGAACACGGCGCTGGCCGCGGTATGCGGCGATTCGGTCATCTGGAAACCGTCCTCGCAGACCCCTCTCACGGCCATCGCTTGTACGAAGATCGCGGAAAGCGTGTGCCGGGATACCGGTGCCGACCCGGCTTTGTTCTCGCTCACCATCGGTCCGGGCCGGTCGGTCGGAGAAATGCTTCTCAACGATCGCCGCATCCCGCTCGTCTCGGCCACGGGCAGTTGCAGCATGGGATATCGGGTCGGCGAGGTGGTCGGAAAGCGCCTCGGCCGGACGATTCTCGAACTTGGCGGCAACAACGCCATCATCGTCTCTTCCAAGGCCGACATGGACATGGCTGTGCGGGCGATTCTCTTCGGTGCCGTCGGAACCGCGGGGCAGCGCTGTACATCAACACGGCGTATCATTGTTCATGAGTCCGTGCGGGACGATCTGGTGAATCGCCTGGTCGCCGCCTACAAGCAGGTGCCGATCGGAAATCCGCTCGACGAAGGCACGCTGATGGGGCCGCTCATCAACAAGAAGGCGGTCGACGACATGATGAATGCTCTCGTTCGGCTCAAAGAAGAGGGCGGCGAGGTGCTCTACGGCGGCGAGGAACTCTCCGGCGACAAGTATCCCGGCGGATGCTACGTCACGCCCTGCATCGCCGCGGCAAAGAACGAGTTCAAGATCGTGCAGGAGGAGACTTTCGCCCCAATTCTGTACATCATTCCCTACCGCGACATTAACGAAGCCGTCGCATTGCACAACGGCGTTCCGCAGGGCTTAAGCTCGGCGATCTTCACCCGCGATCTGCTGGAGGCGGAGCGTTTCCTCAGCGCGGCCGGCAGCGACTGCGGCATCGCCAACGTCAACATCGGCACAAGCGGCGCGGAAATCGGCGGGGCGTTCGGCGGCGAAAAGGAAACGGGCGGCGGACGCGAGAGCGGCTCCGATTCCTGGAAGGCCTACATGCGCCGCCAGACAAACACGATCAATTACTCCGCAGAGCTGCCCCTGGCGCAGGGCATCAAGTTTGGAGATTGA
- a CDS encoding site-specific DNA-methyltransferase, protein MSSSGEIIQGDCIKGMADLEEGSVDLVFADPPFNIGYKYDVYDDRRAAEEYLDWSRQWIEGVKRVLKPNGTFWLAIGDEFAAELKVLCTRDLGLHCRSWVVWFYTFGVHCKTKFTRSHAHLFHFVKDRKKFTFNAKDVRVPSARELVYGDKRAVEGGRSPDDTWMMAPVLPPEVPTKDGFVLRPQDIPERFPPESDTWYFSRVAGTFNERRGWHGCQMPEQLLGRIIRACSNEGDLVLDPFVGSGTTLAVAKKLNRRYAGFEISQSYAKLARARLAQIKPGDALKGPANPVESAPKTKNGRRLKRVG, encoded by the coding sequence ATGAGTTCCTCGGGCGAGATCATCCAAGGCGACTGCATCAAGGGAATGGCCGACCTCGAAGAGGGTAGCGTCGATCTCGTCTTTGCCGATCCGCCGTTCAACATCGGGTACAAGTACGACGTCTACGACGATCGCCGCGCGGCCGAGGAATACCTCGACTGGTCGCGGCAGTGGATCGAAGGTGTCAAGCGCGTACTCAAGCCCAATGGCACGTTCTGGCTGGCCATCGGCGACGAATTCGCAGCCGAGCTCAAGGTGCTTTGCACCCGCGACTTGGGCCTTCATTGCCGAAGCTGGGTCGTGTGGTTCTATACCTTCGGCGTGCACTGCAAGACCAAGTTCACCCGCAGCCACGCCCACCTGTTTCACTTCGTGAAGGATCGCAAGAAGTTCACCTTCAACGCCAAGGACGTGCGCGTGCCGTCGGCGCGGGAGCTGGTTTACGGCGACAAGCGGGCCGTGGAGGGCGGCCGCAGCCCCGACGACACCTGGATGATGGCCCCGGTGCTCCCGCCGGAGGTGCCCACCAAGGATGGCTTTGTGCTCCGCCCGCAGGACATCCCCGAGCGCTTCCCGCCGGAAAGCGACACCTGGTACTTTTCCCGGGTGGCAGGCACGTTTAACGAGCGCCGCGGCTGGCACGGCTGCCAGATGCCCGAGCAGCTCCTCGGCCGGATCATCCGGGCGTGCTCGAACGAGGGGGATCTGGTGCTCGATCCGTTTGTGGGAAGTGGTACGACGTTGGCGGTTGCCAAGAAGCTCAACCGGAGGTACGCCGGATTCGAAATATCGCAGTCGTACGCCAAGCTGGCTCGAGCCCGGCTTGCTCAAATCAAGCCCGGCGATGCCCTGAAGGGGCCGGCCAATCCCGTGGAAAGCGCCCCAAAAACCAAGAACGGGCGGCGACTCAAACGCGTCGGATAG
- a CDS encoding ABC transporter permease yields MRLLSVETFKLGLHNLRLHKLRSFLTSLGIIFGVAAVICMLSISEGASADELRMLELLGTKNIIVNSVKPPQTREVAQGNTNLVEYGITTADLDIIEATVPHVAAVVPLKTVSYRVRRGERQAPIDVVGTTPEFFGTINVSVNRGRAITDEDMLEKKNVCVIGEEIARELFPFSDPLGETILADQFPSAVPFVVVGVLNSVLTAGTPAKGVEDRNLNRDVLVPLTTARAQFSDTTRRVGSGSREFIKMQFSGVYVAADKIEHVLPVSRMVQRVFEHAHDKADYEIKVPLERLEQAKRKKRNNQIVLGFIAGISLLVGGIGIMNIMLATVTERTREIGIRRALGAKQRDITVQFLVETVVLSTGGGLLGVALGVGGSHIVSGIAGWQTIVSGWSVAVSFSLSVLVGILFGMYPAMSAARLDPIEALRHE; encoded by the coding sequence ATGCGTCTTCTCTCCGTCGAAACCTTCAAGCTCGGGCTGCACAACCTGCGGCTGCACAAGCTGCGCTCGTTTCTTACCTCGTTGGGCATCATTTTCGGTGTGGCCGCGGTGATCTGCATGTTGTCGATCAGCGAGGGGGCGTCGGCCGACGAACTCCGCATGCTCGAGCTGCTCGGTACGAAGAACATCATTGTCAACTCGGTCAAGCCGCCGCAGACCCGCGAGGTTGCCCAGGGCAACACCAACCTCGTCGAATATGGGATTACCACGGCCGATCTGGACATCATCGAGGCAACGGTTCCCCACGTGGCTGCCGTCGTGCCTCTCAAGACCGTTTCGTACCGCGTCCGTCGCGGAGAGCGGCAGGCCCCGATCGACGTCGTGGGCACCACGCCGGAGTTTTTCGGCACCATCAACGTCTCGGTGAACCGCGGACGGGCGATTACCGACGAGGACATGCTCGAGAAGAAGAATGTCTGTGTCATCGGGGAAGAGATCGCCCGAGAGCTTTTCCCCTTCAGCGATCCTCTGGGCGAGACGATCCTGGCCGATCAGTTTCCGTCGGCCGTGCCGTTCGTCGTCGTGGGCGTGTTGAATTCAGTCCTCACCGCGGGAACTCCCGCCAAGGGCGTGGAGGATCGCAACCTCAACCGGGATGTCCTTGTTCCGCTCACGACCGCCCGCGCCCAGTTCAGCGACACGACTCGGCGGGTCGGTTCCGGTTCCCGCGAATTCATCAAGATGCAGTTTTCCGGTGTGTATGTGGCGGCGGACAAGATCGAACATGTATTGCCCGTTTCGCGGATGGTCCAGCGCGTATTCGAACATGCCCACGACAAAGCCGACTACGAGATCAAGGTTCCCCTGGAACGTCTGGAGCAGGCCAAGCGGAAGAAACGGAACAATCAGATCGTCCTCGGGTTCATCGCCGGGATCTCCCTGCTGGTGGGTGGCATCGGCATCATGAACATCATGCTGGCCACAGTGACGGAGCGGACGCGCGAGATTGGGATCCGCCGGGCGCTGGGCGCCAAGCAACGCGACATTACGGTCCAGTTCCTCGTGGAGACGGTCGTACTGTCCACCGGGGGCGGATTGCTGGGCGTTGCGTTGGGCGTGGGCGGCTCACACATCGTCTCCGGCATTGCCGGCTGGCAGACGATCGTCAGTGGGTGGTCGGTGGCGGTAAGCTTCAGCCTTTCGGTGCTGGTGGGAATTTTGTTCGGCATGTATCCGGCAATGTCGGCCGCGCGCCTCGATCCGATCGAAGCGCTTCGCCATGAGTAA
- a CDS encoding sigma-70 family RNA polymerase sigma factor, which yields MGTATKEIAVMNAPATLPNVQPPSEAVIRSLSDDDQVLLTKILTEPAEFVDHPDFHKPGSEQRLFGGPAKFFDRTSTRFVEYEDEIVDSLKTGERVPALPQQAEQHLFMRFNYARMKLTEILLDNAGQTLSRSALRLALAWGRRVISARGAIVRQNMPLVLAMAKRTRLANIDFNELVSEGNMALLRSVEKFDCSRGFKFSTYSCRAILKSFSRVAIRASRYRGTFPTEFDPAMERSDFVDRRRDDVEVDCVDELKEILISNLAGLSEVERTVIDERFAIGRADNGLSRTPKTLEQVGNIIGVTKERVRQIQNNALKKIRHALEDRYLAA from the coding sequence ATGGGCACGGCAACTAAAGAAATCGCGGTGATGAACGCACCGGCGACCCTGCCCAACGTACAGCCGCCATCGGAAGCGGTCATCCGATCCCTCTCGGACGACGATCAGGTTCTGCTGACGAAGATCCTGACCGAGCCTGCGGAATTCGTGGACCATCCCGATTTCCACAAGCCCGGCAGCGAGCAGCGTCTGTTCGGCGGTCCGGCGAAGTTCTTTGATCGCACGTCGACGCGGTTCGTTGAGTACGAGGACGAGATTGTCGACTCGTTGAAGACGGGCGAGCGTGTGCCGGCCTTGCCGCAGCAGGCCGAGCAGCATCTGTTCATGCGTTTCAACTATGCGAGGATGAAGCTGACGGAGATCCTCCTGGATAACGCGGGGCAGACCTTGTCACGATCCGCACTGCGTCTGGCTTTGGCGTGGGGACGGCGGGTCATTTCCGCCCGGGGAGCGATTGTCCGACAGAACATGCCGCTGGTGCTGGCGATGGCCAAGCGCACGCGACTGGCCAATATCGATTTCAACGAGCTGGTCAGCGAAGGCAACATGGCCCTGCTCCGCAGCGTCGAGAAGTTCGACTGCTCTCGGGGGTTCAAGTTCAGCACGTATTCGTGTCGGGCGATCCTAAAGAGCTTTTCGCGGGTCGCCATCCGGGCCAGTCGTTACCGGGGCACGTTTCCGACGGAATTCGACCCGGCCATGGAGCGCAGCGATTTCGTCGATCGCCGTCGCGACGATGTCGAGGTCGATTGTGTCGACGAGCTCAAAGAAATCCTGATCAGCAATCTCGCCGGCCTGAGTGAAGTGGAGCGCACGGTCATCGACGAGCGCTTCGCGATCGGTCGGGCGGACAATGGTCTGTCGCGAACGCCGAAAACGCTGGAGCAGGTGGGTAACATCATCGGCGTCACCAAGGAACGCGTCCGGCAGATTCAGAACAACGCCCTGAAGAAAATCCGCCACGCGCTCGAGGACCGTTATCTGGCGGCCTAG
- a CDS encoding GTPase domain-containing protein, which yields MTSGTLPSLSQSPLAGLNREFARLFKTEPLSLELGADRNLQDELVICGVMGGKDVGKSTLINALARERIAVDRQEVGRGTHRPLAYVHREREVAVRNRLSGIASDLEVAPHTADEIRDLVLVDLPDFDSDFLDHLTVVRRIVPALDRVIWVQTPRKIGDRAWVSMFRDSVKDPANVLHVLNKTDELLADAFPAAASTNPTARDSAAAFWESQRQWFRETLQNVVEPVPDERLFLVAAVCPDARCFAGRIAQRWGDPTWEKFNGDRAMVEGIAARAEANLDRLRSAVLSPLDELRVRQLKESNRSQEHAVWCDRMRRHFDVDETLERLRAATDGQYWQSAVEQSLAGDLYESLVVRTASRFRRDTQLADELLEQQVDRWPLLRLVYWPLGWLSRTVGRQLAPSSGPSTTQSLQNDETVVTRIRMRADMLRSGVLAEHNAVIERLGLGDEIPQAESLAGSLVDALDRSATTLEEELLEQVGSRRKRGNLFGRLGLLFILLWFPIIQPVAAGLLEIAGEEGAWHTTRGLYRVVSALSATHLLAGFGVVAGVYLAILSIMHARCLRRIRRVLAPSGGSVLAERAVDMSIAEAWVTPLRRPFVEQLRRLEALERRLANGEPSGQKKRERQ from the coding sequence TCAACGCACTAGCCCGGGAACGCATCGCGGTCGATCGCCAGGAGGTCGGCCGAGGAACCCACCGGCCGCTGGCATACGTGCACCGGGAGCGTGAGGTGGCGGTTCGAAATCGCCTTTCGGGCATCGCGAGCGATCTTGAGGTAGCACCACACACCGCCGACGAAATCCGCGATCTGGTCCTGGTTGACCTTCCCGACTTCGACAGCGACTTCCTGGATCACCTCACCGTGGTTCGACGAATCGTCCCCGCGCTCGACCGGGTCATCTGGGTACAGACGCCGCGAAAGATCGGCGATCGCGCCTGGGTGAGCATGTTCCGGGATTCTGTCAAAGACCCCGCCAATGTGCTGCACGTACTAAACAAGACCGACGAGCTCCTGGCGGACGCCTTTCCCGCAGCAGCCTCCACGAACCCGACAGCACGCGATTCCGCCGCCGCCTTCTGGGAATCGCAGCGACAATGGTTCCGGGAGACGCTCCAGAACGTCGTGGAGCCCGTCCCCGACGAACGGCTCTTCCTTGTGGCCGCCGTCTGCCCCGATGCCCGCTGCTTTGCGGGGCGCATCGCCCAGCGGTGGGGTGATCCGACGTGGGAGAAATTCAACGGTGATCGCGCCATGGTCGAGGGGATCGCCGCTCGCGCCGAGGCGAACCTTGACCGGCTCCGCAGCGCCGTTCTTTCCCCCCTTGACGAGCTTCGCGTGCGCCAACTCAAGGAGAGCAACCGTAGCCAGGAACACGCGGTCTGGTGCGATCGCATGAGGCGCCACTTCGACGTGGACGAAACGCTGGAGCGGCTTCGCGCGGCGACGGATGGGCAGTACTGGCAGAGCGCCGTGGAGCAATCCTTGGCGGGCGACCTGTACGAATCCCTCGTGGTCCGGACGGCATCGCGATTTCGCCGCGATACACAACTGGCCGACGAACTTCTGGAGCAACAGGTCGATCGCTGGCCGCTGCTCCGCCTGGTGTATTGGCCGCTCGGGTGGCTCTCGCGCACCGTCGGGCGGCAACTGGCTCCGTCCTCAGGTCCGTCCACGACCCAGTCCCTGCAAAACGACGAGACGGTCGTAACAAGAATCCGAATGCGAGCCGACATGCTGCGAAGCGGGGTCCTGGCCGAGCATAACGCCGTCATCGAACGGCTCGGTTTGGGCGACGAGATCCCCCAGGCAGAGTCATTGGCCGGCAGCCTCGTGGACGCACTGGATCGATCGGCGACGACATTGGAAGAAGAGCTCCTCGAACAGGTCGGTTCTCGCCGGAAGCGAGGGAACCTCTTCGGCAGACTGGGGCTCCTCTTCATCCTGCTGTGGTTTCCGATCATTCAGCCGGTCGCGGCGGGGCTTCTGGAAATCGCCGGCGAGGAGGGTGCGTGGCACACGACACGAGGCCTGTATCGCGTCGTCTCCGCTCTGAGCGCCACTCATTTGCTGGCGGGGTTCGGGGTCGTTGCCGGCGTTTACCTCGCGATTCTGAGCATCATGCACGCGCGGTGCCTGCGACGTATTCGCCGCGTCCTGGCCCCCTCCGGCGGATCGGTGCTGGCCGAAAGGGCCGTCGACATGTCCATCGCGGAAGCCTGGGTAACGCCGCTTCGCCGTCCGTTCGTGGAGCAGTTGCGTCGACTTGAAGCGCTGGAGCGGCGGCTCGCCAATGGCGAACCCTCAGGTCAGAAAAAAAGGGAGCGACAATGA